A single window of Loxodonta africana isolate mLoxAfr1 chromosome 10, mLoxAfr1.hap2, whole genome shotgun sequence DNA harbors:
- the LOC100674368 gene encoding olfactory receptor 4K15-like: MDQGNNSRVIEFVLHSLSGPRELQLFYFAFFTLSYSFLVLGNLLIVLIVFSEPVLHTPMYFLLSNLSFIDVCLSTFATPKMIVDFLMECKTISFEGCMAQIFFHHVFAGGEMMLLVAMAYDRYVAICQPLHYAAIMSIHKCAGLVIGSWLIGVLHSVSQLVFTVNLPFCGPNHVDSFFCDLLLVIKLACNDTYTFEILMLSDSGLMTLSSFVLLLISYTVILVTVRHRSSAGMAKAWATLTAHVTVMTLFFGPCIFICVWPFCKFPVDKFLSIFYTVFTPLLNPLIYTLRNKEVISAIQKLRRQKVSS; the protein is encoded by the coding sequence ATGGACCAAGGAAATAACTCAAGAGTGATTGAATTTGTGTTGCACAGTCTTTCAGGTCCTCGAGAGCTACAACTTTTCTACTTTGCATTTTTCACACTCTCCTATTCATtccttgtgctgggaaacctcctTATTGTGCTCATAGTCTTCTCTGAACCTGTactacacacacccatgtacttcctgctcagCAATCTCTCCTTCATTGATGTGTGTCTATCCACTTTTGCCACTCCGAAAATGATTGTTGACTTCCTCATGGAGTGCAAGACCATCTCCTTTGAGGGATGCATGGCTCAAATATTCTTTCATCATGTCTTTGCTGGTGGTGAAATGATGCTCCTTGTGGCCATGGCATATGACAGATATGTAGCCATATGTCAACCCCTGCACTATGCAGCCATCATGAGTATACACAAGTGTGCAGGTCTTGTCATAGGCTCCTGGCTTATTGGGGTTCTGCACTCAGTAAGCCAGTTGGTCTTCACAGTAAACCTTCCATTTTGTGGTCCAAATCACGTGGACAGTTTTTTCTGTGACCTTCTCTTAGTTATCAAACTTGCCTGCAATGATACCTATACCTTTGAGATACTGATGCTTTCAGACAGTGGTCTAATGACTTTGAGCTCTTTCGTGCTTTTGCTCATCTCCTACACAGTTATCCTGGTCACTGTGAGACATCGATCCTCAGCAGGCATGGCCAAGGCCTGGGCCACCCTGACTGCTCATGTCACTGTGATGACCCTCTTCTTTGGGCCCTGCATCTTCATCTGTGTCTGGCCTTTCTGCAAATTCCCAGTGGATAAGTTTCTCTCAATATTCTATACTGTTTTCACCCCTCTCTTAAACCCCTTGATCTACACATTAAGAAATAAGGAGGTAATATCAGCAATACAGAAACTGAGGAGGCAAAAAGTAAGTTCCTAA